From a region of the Mucilaginibacter auburnensis genome:
- a CDS encoding porin produces the protein MKKMLLGAAIMGCTIAARAQDVKTTNNLTISGYAEIYYGFDFNRPANNNRPGFVYSHNRHNEANLNLGFIKANYDDGAVRANLALMAGTYANANLAAEPGVLKNVFEANAGVKLSKTANLWLDGGIFSSHIGFESAISKDCWVLTRNISSENTPYYESGAKLTYITNDGKLTLTGLYLNGWQRINRQDGNGAPAGGVQVYYKPTDKITLNYSNYLGTEGADAIRVRRFYHNLYGIFQLTDAFGITTGFDYGTQQAAKGSSINYHIISPVAIARYKFAEKWAMAGRVEYYEDKNGMIIATGTPNGFKTTGYSLNVDFAPVSNALIRLEGKMYNSKDQIFTRNYNAVGNNAAVTASFAVSF, from the coding sequence ATGAAAAAAATGCTATTAGGTGCGGCCATTATGGGTTGCACCATTGCCGCCCGCGCACAAGATGTTAAAACAACAAACAACCTTACCATCAGCGGTTATGCCGAGATCTATTATGGCTTTGACTTTAACCGTCCGGCAAATAACAACAGGCCGGGTTTTGTTTACTCGCACAATCGCCACAACGAGGCCAACCTTAATTTGGGTTTTATTAAGGCCAATTATGATGATGGCGCCGTTCGTGCTAACCTGGCGCTTATGGCAGGCACCTACGCCAACGCTAATTTAGCAGCCGAGCCCGGCGTACTAAAAAATGTGTTTGAAGCAAATGCCGGTGTAAAGCTTTCTAAAACTGCCAACCTTTGGTTAGATGGTGGTATCTTTAGCTCGCACATCGGGTTTGAAAGCGCCATATCAAAAGATTGCTGGGTGCTCACCAGGAACATATCCTCTGAGAATACCCCTTATTATGAGTCGGGCGCGAAGCTTACTTATATTACCAATGATGGCAAACTAACCCTTACCGGTTTATACCTGAACGGATGGCAACGCATAAACCGCCAGGATGGTAACGGCGCACCTGCCGGAGGCGTGCAGGTTTATTATAAACCAACCGACAAGATAACGCTGAATTACAGCAATTACCTGGGTACCGAAGGTGCAGATGCCATACGCGTACGCCGATTCTATCATAATTTATACGGCATATTCCAGCTAACAGACGCCTTTGGCATAACCACCGGTTTTGATTACGGCACACAACAGGCCGCAAAAGGCAGTAGCATCAATTATCATATAATTTCTCCGGTTGCCATTGCACGCTACAAGTTTGCCGAAAAATGGGCGATGGCGGGTCGCGTTGAATATTATGAAGACAAAAATGGAATGATAATAGCTACCGGCACACCCAACGGATTTAAAACAACAGGTTACTCACTGAATGTTGACTTTGCACCGGTAAGTAACGCGTTAATACGTTTAGAAGGAAAAATGTACAACAGCAAAGACCAGATATTTACCCGCAACTACAATGCTGTGGGCAACAACGCGGCAGTAACGGCCAGTTTTGCTGTATCATTTTAA
- a CDS encoding sensor protein KdpD has product MVSDSNNGSVKDFIELVKKSRRGKLKIYIGMSAGVGKSYRMLQEAHALLKNGIDIQMGYIETHRRAETHALLDGLPVIPRRNIFYKGKELEEMDLQAILSRHPEVVIVDELAHTNIEGSKNAKRWQDVVDILDAGTSVITAVNIQHLESLNEEIEDITGIAITERIPDKILEMADEIVNIDLTADELIARLREGKIYDKSKIELAIQNFFRSEKILQLRELALKEVAHHLERKIDIEVPKQIKLRPERFLACISSNHEIAKVVIRKTARLASYYRSSWIVLYVQSSGESMDKIKLDKQRHLINNFKLATELGAEVLKIKSDKIGQAIMGVAEEREITTICIGKPHVNLFQLILRTAVFNELLTKIAITETDLVILS; this is encoded by the coding sequence ATGGTAAGCGATAGCAATAACGGATCTGTAAAAGATTTTATTGAGCTGGTAAAAAAATCACGCCGCGGCAAACTGAAGATCTACATTGGCATGAGCGCCGGTGTAGGTAAATCATACAGAATGTTGCAGGAAGCACATGCTTTGCTAAAAAACGGCATTGATATACAGATGGGTTATATTGAAACGCACAGACGCGCGGAAACGCACGCTTTACTTGACGGATTGCCTGTAATACCCCGCCGGAATATTTTCTATAAAGGGAAAGAACTTGAGGAAATGGATTTACAGGCCATTCTAAGTCGGCATCCCGAAGTGGTTATAGTTGATGAACTGGCTCACACCAACATTGAGGGCAGCAAAAACGCCAAGCGCTGGCAGGATGTGGTTGATATTCTGGATGCGGGTACCAGTGTAATTACCGCGGTAAACATTCAGCACCTGGAAAGCTTGAACGAGGAGATTGAAGATATCACCGGCATAGCCATTACCGAGCGCATACCCGATAAAATTTTAGAGATGGCAGATGAGATTGTCAATATAGATCTGACTGCCGATGAGTTGATAGCCCGCCTGCGTGAAGGCAAGATATACGATAAAAGCAAGATAGAACTTGCCATACAGAACTTTTTTCGCAGTGAAAAAATATTGCAGCTGCGCGAGCTGGCGCTTAAAGAAGTGGCACACCATTTAGAGCGAAAGATAGATATTGAGGTTCCGAAACAGATCAAGCTACGGCCCGAACGCTTTTTAGCCTGCATATCATCTAACCATGAAATAGCAAAAGTGGTGATACGTAAAACAGCGCGACTGGCCTCCTATTACCGTTCGTCGTGGATAGTTCTGTATGTGCAAAGCAGCGGTGAGAGCATGGACAAGATCAAACTGGATAAACAACGCCATCTTATTAATAACTTTAAACTGGCTACAGAGCTTGGGGCCGAAGTATTAAAAATAAAAAGCGATAAAATAGGTCAGGCTATTATGGGTGTAGCCGAGGAACGGGAAATTACAACTATATGCATTGGCAAACCCCATGTTAATTTATTCCAGCTTATTTTGCGCACGGCGGTTTTTAACGAGCTGTTAACCAAAATTGCAATTACAGAGACTGATTTAGTTATACTATCATGA
- a CDS encoding HAMP domain-containing sensor histidine kinase, with translation MKIKTKLRLGFGFLFVIVLFFGTLSMFYINDISKSSEIVLKDNYESLRYTRDIRKILDEHNLPLDKSTLNAIETELKKEEKNITEKGEQAEVSALKQSLQRLSSVNTPSSGLPIEREVRAHLQTIDDINMQAIVRKNDAAQNSVKNAALLLGLTGGITFLVLFSFTVNFPGFVANPLRQLSQGIKEISKKNYTQRLEFKSNDEFTELADAFNEMARRLNDWEKSNIATLRSEKLRIEAIISQMQDAIIGLNETQQILFLNQSAEQLLNIDGQQWVGRSASELAQTNDLLRNITSNETRNKQLKIYANGKDSYFQLDSLEIAVPTVQTNGEEAINRSKSPAGMVFILKNITQFKELDTAKTNFIATVSHELKTPISSIKMSLKLLGDERVGTMNAEQSQLIQHIREDSDRLLKITSELLNLSSVETGNLQLQFNPVQPEVIVNYAMDAVRFQAEQKEVQLELLSKNGLPNVLADTEKTAWVLINFLSNALRYSPSKSRIVIGVTARDKWVEFSVKDFGNGIEKQYQQRLFDRYFQVPTDGTKKSGSGLGLAISKDFIEAQNGKIWVESEIGEGSKFSFSLPIAT, from the coding sequence ATGAAAATTAAAACCAAACTTCGCCTGGGCTTCGGCTTCTTGTTCGTAATCGTCCTGTTTTTTGGCACGCTTTCTATGTTTTACATTAACGACATCTCAAAAAGCTCAGAGATCGTTTTAAAAGATAATTACGAAAGCCTGCGCTACACACGCGACATAAGGAAGATATTAGATGAACATAATTTGCCTTTAGATAAAAGCACATTAAACGCCATTGAAACCGAACTAAAAAAAGAAGAAAAGAACATTACCGAAAAAGGCGAACAGGCTGAGGTATCTGCGCTAAAACAATCTTTGCAAAGGCTTAGTAGTGTAAACACCCCATCAAGCGGTTTGCCAATTGAGCGGGAGGTTAGGGCGCACCTGCAAACTATTGATGACATTAACATGCAGGCCATTGTGCGCAAAAATGACGCGGCGCAGAACTCTGTTAAAAACGCTGCCCTGTTGCTCGGCCTTACAGGTGGAATCACATTCCTGGTGCTGTTCTCGTTCACGGTAAACTTTCCGGGCTTTGTGGCTAACCCGCTGCGCCAGCTTTCGCAGGGGATCAAGGAGATCAGCAAGAAAAACTATACACAGCGACTGGAGTTCAAGAGTAACGATGAGTTCACCGAGCTGGCCGACGCTTTCAATGAAATGGCCCGCCGGTTAAACGATTGGGAAAAGAGCAACATCGCTACGCTAAGGTCTGAAAAGCTGCGTATTGAAGCGATCATCAGCCAGATGCAGGATGCCATTATTGGTTTGAATGAAACACAGCAAATACTTTTCCTGAATCAATCAGCAGAGCAACTACTGAACATTGACGGGCAACAATGGGTGGGCCGCAGCGCATCAGAATTAGCTCAAACCAACGACCTGCTGCGCAACATAACCAGTAACGAAACCCGGAACAAGCAACTAAAGATCTACGCCAATGGCAAGGACTCGTACTTCCAGTTAGATAGTTTGGAAATTGCAGTGCCAACCGTTCAAACCAATGGCGAAGAGGCCATTAACCGCAGCAAGAGCCCCGCAGGTATGGTTTTTATATTGAAGAATATTACCCAGTTTAAAGAGCTGGATACGGCTAAAACCAATTTCATCGCCACCGTATCGCACGAGTTGAAAACGCCTATCTCATCTATCAAAATGAGCCTCAAATTGCTGGGCGATGAGCGTGTGGGAACCATGAATGCCGAGCAGTCTCAACTTATTCAACACATCAGGGAAGACAGCGACCGCCTGCTTAAAATAACAAGCGAACTGCTTAACCTCTCAAGTGTAGAGACCGGCAATCTGCAACTGCAGTTCAACCCTGTTCAGCCGGAGGTTATTGTTAATTACGCTATGGACGCGGTAAGGTTTCAGGCGGAACAAAAGGAGGTACAACTTGAACTGTTAAGCAAAAACGGACTACCCAATGTATTGGCCGATACGGAAAAAACAGCCTGGGTGTTGATCAACTTTTTATCTAACGCGCTGCGCTACAGTCCGTCAAAATCGCGCATTGTTATTGGAGTAACCGCACGTGATAAATGGGTGGAATTTTCTGTGAAGGATTTTGGCAACGGCATTGAAAAACAATACCAGCAGCGCCTTTTCGACCGCTATTTTCAGGTTCCAACCGATGGTACCAAAAAATCAGGTTCGGGCCTGGGCCTTGCTATCTCTAAAGATTTTATTGAAGCGCAGAATGGCAAAATATGGGTAGAAAGTGAAATTGGTGAAGGAAGCAAATTTAGTTTCTCGCTTCCGATAGCTACCTGA
- a CDS encoding efflux RND transporter permease subunit gives MNKLIKNIIYFSLRHRAMVFFMTIVLAVGGVWSYMNTPIETFPDVTNTQIIIIAQWPGHSAEEMEKLVTIPMETVLNSVQKKANLRTTSSFGLSYVRIIFDDDVDDSFARQQVMSRLTNADLPDGVKPEIEPPYGPTGEIYRYTLTSKTQSIRDLTAVQDWILDRQFKAIPGVADVNSFGGEEKSYEVSVNPSLLQKYGLTSLDVYNAINRSNVNVGGDIIEKNNQAFVVRGIGLINNISEIENIIVKSVNNVPILTRNLATIRESGLPRLGQVGRDKHNDVIEGIIVMRKGENPAVVLERIRDKVKDLNENVLPKDVKINTFYDRTTLMDFCTETVIHNLLEGIVLVTVIVLLFMADWRTTLTVAMIIPLALLFAFICMRIKGMNANLLSMGAVDFGIIIDGAVVMVEGLFVALDHRAKQLGMEKFNKSAKLSLFKNVGSEMGKAIFFSKLIIITCLVPIFAFQKVEGKMFSPLAYTLGFALLGALLFTLTLVPALSSILLNKNVKEKHNPVVSFFENGIRKLFTYVYAHQKLSLMVATGFMVLTFASAKLLGTEFLPQLNEGALWVTAQLPMSTSLENSVEITDKMRQILSTFPEVKQTLSQVGRTNDGTDPKGFFNVQIQVDLLPKKQWKRHISQEELIAQMDKKLSVFPGIVFNYSQPIIDNVAEAVAGVPASMAVKIFGPDFNQLDKKADEVVRVLKHIKGVDDLGVLRNLGQPEFRIELDQQKMARYGVATADANAVIEMAIGGKAASQLYEGERKFDIRIRYDKPFRDRQDKIENLMVPTLNGSKIALKEISNIREITGPAFIFRDNNSRYIAVKFSVRGRDLGSTIAEAQEKVHAAVKLEHGYSFTWNGEFENQIRASKTLSQVVPVCLIVIFLILFTMFGNAKDAILVIMNVPFALIGGILALHITGINFSISAGIGFIALFGVCIQNGVILISVFNKNLHEGMPLDQAILNGVISRVRPVVMTALMAAIGLLPAAISTGIGSETQKPLAIVVIGGLMTATILTLLMLPVIYSSVYRFVHNRKNRKLLTTIGKVS, from the coding sequence ATGAACAAGCTCATTAAAAATATAATATACTTCTCACTGCGCCACAGGGCTATGGTTTTTTTTATGACCATTGTTTTGGCCGTAGGCGGTGTTTGGAGTTACATGAATACCCCTATTGAAACCTTCCCCGATGTTACCAACACCCAGATCATTATTATAGCGCAATGGCCCGGCCACAGCGCGGAAGAAATGGAGAAGCTGGTAACCATCCCCATGGAAACCGTGCTTAACTCGGTACAGAAAAAAGCTAATCTGCGTACCACATCATCATTCGGCTTATCTTACGTCAGGATAATTTTTGATGACGATGTTGACGATTCTTTCGCCAGGCAGCAGGTAATGAGCAGGCTAACCAACGCCGATCTGCCCGATGGTGTAAAACCCGAGATTGAGCCGCCATATGGTCCAACAGGAGAGATCTACCGTTATACACTAACATCAAAAACACAATCTATCAGAGACCTTACCGCTGTGCAAGATTGGATACTTGACCGCCAGTTTAAAGCCATACCCGGTGTAGCCGACGTGAATAGCTTTGGTGGCGAAGAGAAAAGCTATGAGGTGAGCGTCAATCCATCGCTGTTGCAAAAGTATGGCCTTACATCGCTTGATGTTTACAATGCCATAAACCGCAGTAACGTTAACGTTGGTGGTGATATTATTGAAAAGAACAACCAGGCATTTGTGGTGCGCGGTATAGGCCTCATTAATAACATCAGCGAGATTGAGAACATTATTGTTAAGAGCGTCAACAACGTACCTATCCTTACCCGTAACCTGGCTACTATACGCGAAAGCGGCCTGCCGCGCCTTGGCCAGGTTGGGCGCGATAAGCACAATGATGTTATTGAAGGCATTATAGTAATGCGTAAGGGCGAAAACCCCGCTGTGGTATTAGAGCGCATACGCGATAAGGTGAAGGATCTTAACGAGAATGTGCTGCCTAAAGATGTTAAAATAAACACCTTTTATGACCGTACCACTTTGATGGATTTTTGTACCGAAACTGTTATCCATAACCTGTTAGAGGGCATTGTATTGGTAACTGTTATTGTACTACTTTTTATGGCCGACTGGCGCACAACGCTAACCGTTGCCATGATTATACCGCTGGCACTGTTGTTCGCCTTTATATGTATGCGTATTAAGGGGATGAATGCCAACCTGCTTTCAATGGGAGCTGTGGATTTTGGTATTATTATAGATGGTGCGGTGGTAATGGTGGAGGGGTTATTTGTTGCGCTGGATCACAGGGCCAAACAACTTGGCATGGAAAAATTTAACAAGTCTGCTAAACTAAGCCTGTTCAAAAACGTGGGCAGTGAAATGGGTAAGGCTATCTTCTTTTCCAAATTGATCATCATCACCTGTTTGGTGCCCATCTTCGCTTTCCAAAAGGTAGAGGGTAAAATGTTCTCGCCGCTGGCTTACACATTAGGCTTTGCTTTGCTGGGTGCGTTGTTGTTCACACTTACCTTGGTGCCAGCTTTATCAAGCATATTGCTGAATAAAAACGTTAAGGAAAAACATAACCCGGTAGTATCGTTTTTTGAGAATGGCATACGCAAATTATTTACTTATGTGTATGCACATCAAAAACTTAGCTTAATGGTTGCCACCGGTTTTATGGTGCTCACTTTTGCATCAGCCAAACTGTTGGGCACTGAGTTTTTACCGCAACTAAATGAGGGTGCGCTTTGGGTAACCGCTCAGTTGCCTATGAGTACATCGTTGGAGAACTCAGTAGAAATAACCGACAAAATGCGCCAGATCCTTTCTACTTTCCCGGAGGTTAAGCAAACGCTGTCGCAGGTTGGCCGTACCAACGATGGTACCGACCCTAAAGGCTTCTTTAACGTGCAGATACAGGTTGACCTGTTACCAAAAAAACAATGGAAACGCCACATCAGCCAGGAAGAGTTAATTGCCCAGATGGATAAAAAACTAAGCGTTTTCCCGGGCATTGTATTTAACTATTCGCAGCCCATTATTGATAACGTGGCCGAGGCTGTTGCCGGCGTGCCGGCAAGTATGGCGGTAAAAATATTTGGCCCCGATTTTAACCAACTGGATAAAAAAGCCGATGAGGTGGTGCGCGTATTAAAACACATTAAAGGTGTTGATGACTTAGGTGTACTGCGTAACCTGGGCCAGCCGGAATTCAGGATAGAATTGGATCAGCAAAAAATGGCACGCTATGGCGTGGCTACTGCCGATGCTAACGCGGTAATTGAAATGGCTATAGGAGGAAAGGCAGCATCGCAACTGTATGAAGGTGAACGCAAGTTTGATATCCGTATCCGTTACGATAAACCTTTCAGAGACAGGCAGGATAAAATTGAAAACCTGATGGTGCCAACACTTAACGGCTCAAAAATAGCGCTTAAGGAGATCTCCAACATCAGGGAAATCACAGGTCCGGCGTTTATTTTCAGGGATAATAACTCCCGCTACATAGCTGTTAAATTTTCTGTTCGTGGCCGGGATCTGGGCAGCACCATTGCCGAGGCGCAGGAAAAAGTACATGCGGCTGTAAAATTGGAGCACGGCTACAGCTTTACATGGAACGGAGAGTTTGAGAACCAGATAAGGGCATCAAAAACCTTGTCGCAAGTGGTGCCTGTTTGTTTGATCGTTATTTTCCTGATACTGTTTACCATGTTCGGTAATGCCAAAGATGCTATACTGGTTATTATGAACGTGCCCTTCGCGCTCATTGGCGGTATACTGGCCCTGCACATTACAGGCATTAACTTCAGTATATCGGCAGGTATAGGTTTTATAGCTTTATTCGGGGTTTGTATACAAAATGGGGTAATACTGATATCTGTGTTCAATAAAAACCTGCATGAGGGTATGCCTTTAGATCAGGCTATTCTGAACGGTGTGATATCACGGGTTAGGCCGGTAGTTATGACTGCCTTAATGGCTGCTATAGGCCTGCTGCCCGCCGCTATTTCAACAGGAATAGGCAGTGAAACGCAAAAGCCATTGGCTATAGTAGTAATAGGTGGTTTAATGACCGCTACCATACTAACGCTGTTAATGTTGCCGGTTATTTACTCCAGCGTTTACCGCTTTGTGCATAACCGCAAAAACAGAAAATTATTAACTACAATTGGAAAAGTTAGCTAA